The Juglans regia cultivar Chandler chromosome 11, Walnut 2.0, whole genome shotgun sequence genome contains the following window.
ATTTCCAGAAAATATTCTACTCCTACatccattttttcaaatcaatctAATGTAGCCTTGTGGCACTTTAGATTAGGTCATCCATCTTCTTTTAAACTGCATTCTTTACATAGTTTATTCATGTTTTGCATTCCAAATTTGATACTTGTACCACTTGTCCAATTGCAAAGCAGAAGCGATTATCTTTTCCTATTGGTAGTCATAAATGTAATGCATCATTTGATTTGAtacattgtgatatttggggaccAATGACAACTTCTATTTATGATGGTTTTAGATATTTTCTCACCATAGTCAATGATTATTCTTGGGCTACATGGGTATATCTAATGACATCTAAGTTTGAAGTTGCGTCTTTGCTACAAAATTTCTTTCTTCATGTTGAAACACAattcaatctcaaaatcaaAGCACTTAGCTCCGATAATGGTCTTGAATTTgctttaaaatctttttttgctTCCAATGGAGTCTTCCACCAACTGAGTTGTGTTgcaactccacaacaaaattctGTTGTGGAGTGTAAACACCATCATATCCTTAATGTGCTAAGATCCATTCTTTTTATGCTAAACTTCCGCTTTGTTATTAGGGAGATAACATCCTTACTTCTGTTTATTTGATTAACAGAATTCTGAATCCTATTCTTTTGAATAAGACTCTTTATGAGCTTTTGTATCACAAAATACCATCTTATACTCACCTTAAGGTGTTTggatgtttatgttttggtttaacACTCTCTCATGCTCAATCTAAATTCTCTCCTAGAGCTGTAAAGTCTATTTTTCTAGGTTATCCTTTTGGTGTTAAGGGTTACAAACTGTTAAACTTAGAAACTCAGACTTGCTATATCTCTAGAGATTTAGCATTCCATGAAGAAGTATTTCCTTTTGAACCTTCTTCTTCAACACCACCTTGTGCTACAGATTTACCGTTTTCACATAATACTCAAAATCCTTCCTTCTCTTGGTCCTCTACCCAATCCTGCTCctaattctaattttaatattactgCTCCTCAACAAACTGagatcaataatattaattccAATCCTATATTTTCTCCCTCAGCTCCTTCTCTTAGAAGGTCATCTAGGACTCGAAATCCTCATTCATACCATCATTCTTATCACTGTCAACAGGTTGCTACTTTGCATTCCCCTTCTCCCACTGATCAACAGGTTGCTGGTCTTACTTCCTCACATATTTCTCACCCAATCAGCATGTATTTGACATATGATAAAGTATCTCTATCTCATAAATCTTTTGTTCTCACTACCTCTACCCTTGTTGAGCCTAAATCATATTCTCAAGCCGTCAAATATCCTGAATGGAGAGAAACTATGCAAGTTGAAATCTCAGTTTTAGAACAGAATGACACTTGAGATTTAGTCCCTTTATCTCTTGGTAAACGCCGagttggatgtaaatgggtgtacaaattaaagttgaaatttgatGGGAGTGTGCAAATATGTAAGCTAAGGTTAGTAGCTAAGGGATACACCCAATTAGAAGAACATGACTACTATGAGAATTTTCTTATCAATCACTACTGCCAAACAGTGGCCAATTTTTCAACTAGATGTAAACAATGCCTTCTTGAATGGTGAGCTTTAAGAAAAGGTTTACATGTCATTGCCTTAGGTTTTGGCAATAAGGGGGAGTCAAAATTTGTAtgcaaacttaagaaatttttgtatggcttgaaacaagcatCAAGGCAATGGTTTGCAAAATTCTCCTCGACTTTATTGCTCAATGGGTTTACTCAATCAAGGTACTTCAGTTATCTTTCTTCTTgtgtatgtagatgatattttaGTCTTGAGTAATGATGCTACTGCTGTAGAAGCCTTGAAGTCATATTTGAACAGTCATTTTAAGATGAAAGACCTAGGTCCTTTGAAGTACTTCTTAGGCCTTGAAGCAGCCAAGTCTGCTAAGGGAATTCACCTCTGTCAGAGAAAGTATTCTCTGGAAATTATTGAAGATTGTGGCTTGGCTGGTTGTAAACCAGCACCTTCACCCATGgaacaaaatttgattttgaatgcTGAAAGTGGGGATGAGTTAGAAGATCCTTCTCAATTTAGAAGATTAATTGGTAGGTTGATTTACCTAACCATTACAAGGCCAGATATTGGCTTCTCAGTGCAAAGATTAAGCCAATTCATGCATAGGCCTCGGGTACCACACATGGCAGCTGCAAATAGGGTGGTTCAATATGTCAAAGTCACAATTGGCTTGGGATTATTTTTCTCATCTGCTTCCACTGATTTCCAGCTCAAAGTATATACAAATTCAGATTGGCCAGTATGCACAGATACCAAGAAATCTGTCACTGGTTACGTAGTGTTTTTGGGGGATAATTTAGTCAATTGGAAGTCAAAGAAGtaacaaacaatttctaggTCTTCGGCTGAGTTAGAATACAGGGCAATGGCCTCTGGGGTTTGTGAAAAACTTTGGTTGAAAAACTTGTTAGCAAATTTTGGAATTTCACACTCACAGCCAGCTTTAATGTACTGTGATTCACAAGCTGCTATCCACATAGCTTCCAATCTGGTATACCATgagagaacaaaacatattgagATATATTGTCATCTTGTGAGCTGGGAGAAGATGCAAGCTGGTGTTATCAAGCTATTTCATGTTAAGACAGGTTGTCAAATTGCTGATATCTTGACAAAGTCTCTCGGGTTGTACCAGTTTAACCATCTCATTGGCAAGATGggactattaaatatatatatatatatatatatatatatagtccatcttgagggggagtattagATTATTTACACgtgtatgattattttattctttagttAAAGTCGGTGAATATCAAATGTATAAATAAGACTTTTTAGTCTTGTACAgtgacataatatttttaatacaatGAATCTCTAAAAATTGTAAATTGGAAAGCTTGATATCATGGAAAAGCATTGCTATTGAGATCATGAATGCTTTCAATCGGTGGATCCATGCATGCCCAGAAAGTTGAGCCCAAAAATCCTTTGATTAGTACAAGTTTAGCTAGGCTTGAATTGTGCGGCTAAGGATCTAGTTGACTTGCGTAAGAGTACTCTTATTGgaatagaaaaaggaaaaatatttgcatcagcctactattcatcacacacttaacacacttagtgtattgagatttaaaaaaaaaaaaaaaaaaatttgaatgcatgGTGTGTGAAGTGTGTAGGTTGATGCATATAATTACCCAtagaaaaatccaaataaagTCACTCAAATGGCTAATAGGAcatgaaaatatgttatattagaTTAGGTAAATTCATTCAAGATGAACTAGTTTCAGCTACAGTAAATCCAAGATTTCGGTTATATTTGAATGTGTACTGTAGCTTGACCAAAgcaattgtttattattattttgtctttcTCCTCTTGATTTTGCCTCTTTCTACCGAACTCTGTTGTTTTtccttgagtttttttttcttccctcttgGTTTCTGCTTCTTTGCTCTACCTTAATGAAATGCACTGGCCTGATTGAACACCGCGTTTGTGGTTATTAGCATTAACTGACCATtggaaatatgattttttaactaataatttaattagaatatgattattaattaacatataattggtagaatagtaaaatatgataaaaataaacaattttaaaaaaatattaaattattattatattattattatataaagaataaatagataattcaatgtaaaaattgaatgtgaatgaaatagacaAAGACCAATTCATGtaatattagttaaaaattgcctttaattttaactattccaataagaatgctctaTGACTCAAACCCAACTTCAATACTTTGCTAATGACCCAAGCCCATACTAAGAATATTAACTGTAATTTACGGCTGGGCTGGGCTAATAAAGTCGACGAGCCCAACCCACTGCAAAAAATACAAGCTAAATAATCGAAAAACAATTATAGAAACGAATCAaggtattaatttattaaactgGCGCGAACACAGACCATTTATTTTGGGTTTCTACAACAGAACGAGTCGGAACTGGACCCAATCCAAACCCTATATCACTCCGTTTTGGACCCTAAAGAAGTGGTTATTTCCACAGAACAACCAATATAAAACAAAAGGGCagtggaaaaaataaatggatGCTAGAAACTGATTAGCTATGTATCGCGTCCATTTGATCAGTTGCAATACCTGCTGCGAGTCTTGCCTTTAGCTCTTTCCTTATGATTTTGCCTGATGGAGCTTTAGGAATTGCGTCTGTGAAGAAAACTCGGTTGATTCTCTTATAGAACACAACCTGCACAAATAATTAAGCTACCACTCAGTCTGTAACATTCCACCacttaataaataatgaatatgtTACGTTTATAGGTCTGAAGgataatattctaaaattaaaaattaaaaatgatattttttttataaaatattttattaaattaacctttattttaaaatataattatataatgtgttATGTAAAGtaatatgtttttcattttttattagaaaattataattttagagagTCGCGTCTCATCTTCTTCAAGAAATGTACCGTATAAAAGGAATCTAGAAAAGGTGTGCTTGTACCACGTGTCTTTTTTTAATGACACAATGTCATAATAATGTTTCAGGTTCACCTAATCTTTCTGCTAACGGGGTTTGGTATTGATTGGCTAACAACCTACCTATCCACAAGTACTTgtatagataattttaaatataataatttttttattatatttaaacacatcaaattaaaaataaaagtttaaaataatattattttattatataattatatacaaattgTTACGTATCACTTTCCAATAGGATTTTCCAGCCAAAGGTTTCTACCTAAAACATGTAGGTGCCAAGAAAAAGGTTGCTACCATATTATTGCAACATGAAAACTATAGATCAgcagtagattttttttttttttaaataatgttattttgtcATCTAAACTTCCACTTAATTTATTCTATTGATGTGACACTATCAAGTGACGCCACatgatcaattaaaaatataaaaaataaattaaattctcaatttttatttttttgtatttttagactcattaattttaattttaatatatttttttatttttttcataaactgTGTGATATCACTTCAAGATGACTGTAAAAAgaagttcttttttaaaatctcgAGAGTAGATCATAAATcaaaactagaaaaagaaaaaaaaaatatacctgTTTTGAAATATATTGCTTGATGTCATCCTCATTGATTTTGGAGCCATTATTTGACTTTACTACAAATGCTACAGGAACCTCACCAGCATCCTCATCTTTCAAGCTGATCAAAGCAGATCATAAAgaggatattatatattaatgggaCGCTATAAGAACCTAACATTCAACTAACCAACCAACTGCTCACTTAAACAACCTCCTGAGCtttattataataacattatgaataattttatatttaattataaagttcgtaaatattatttttgttaaataattatacaataattatataattcacaattataaatatattttctctcataATATATACAGCGTATATATCAGTATTGTGAGTAATTAAGAAAGCTTACGGGACAACAGCGGCATCGAAGATGTTAGGATGGGCGATCAGCATTGCTTCGAGCTCAGCGGGGGCCACTTGGAACCCTTTGTACTTTATCAGTTCCTTCAATCTGTCAACAATGAAAAGTTCGTCGTCGTCGTCGATGTACCCAATGTCGCCGGTGTGCAACCATCCCTCTTTATCTATGGTCTTCGTTGTAGCCTCTATATCATTCAGATAACCTGACCATAATTTTTATAGTTCGATTATTGATCAGATTTTTCCTCaattaaaagatttataaaGTAATAACCgactaaaataaaagaattaaaagacatgactatatatatatgtaacgaATTTTATGGCCTTCCTTTTAATTTTAGGCCACAGAGAGTTAATTATAAAGGTCCCACTAAGCTGTTATGTTCAAGAAATTATAtatcctccaacctaatttaaaataatttattgtaaatGAATCGTACGATTAAAATCACaagtgaattattttttaagagtagTACCAACTATATTACATGAACTAAATtataactaaatattaaaacacgagttttatttttagtttctgtattgtaaatatttttgagttaaagtgataaattaaatttttaaatgaaagttgtgtttgagttataaacttataataatTTAGTTGATATTCTatcgttaaaaaatattatcaaattcaATTGTcacgagaaaaataaaataataaattatattaaacattgtaaatatgatataaataattaaatttatttatttatatttaaatatttaagaaaaataataatttttaaatgatatcatattaaagtttaataataattttacattttatcaattaaatatttcaaatattagagaaaaaaaaaacttaccatACGACCTATGCACCATACATagataaacaaatatatcatataacttTTTTGTCCTTTATTagacttgtttatttttataaatgagataaggtgaattttaattaaaatattattaaaatatatttatttaatattatttttattttaaaattaaaaaaattaaaatttttattttattttaaataaaaa
Protein-coding sequences here:
- the LOC108998807 gene encoding uncharacterized mitochondrial protein AtMg00810-like, translating into MGLLNQGTSVIFLLVYVDDILVLSNDATAVEALKSYLNSHFKMKDLGPLKYFLGLEAAKSAKGIHLCQRKYSLEIIEDCGLAGCKPAPSPMEQNLILNAESGDELEDPSQFRRLIGRLIYLTITRPDIGFSVQRLSQFMHRPRVPHMAAANRVVQYVKVTIGLGLFFSSASTDFQLKVYTNSDWPVCTDTKKSVTGYVVFLGDNLVNWKSKK